The genomic stretch GCCGTCCCCGCGGCCGCTCTTTGCAGGTTCCCCGTCCGCCCGCGCAGCGGGTGAAGGGCAGCGGTCCACCCCCATGAACACCACCCTGACCTTCGGGGCATCCGCCGCCTCGATGACGTAGGCGGCGGTCACTCTACGCCGCGCACCACCATCCGCTCGAACCACCGCAGGACCCAGGTCGAGAGCAACCCGAAGACGGACAGCACGGCGATCCCGGCCATGAGCCTCGTCGTCTGCAGCAGGTCGCCGGCGTATAAAATCAGATAGCCGATCCCGCGCGTGGCGGCGATCATCTCGGCGGAGACGACGAGGAGGAGCGACATCCCTGTGGCCAACCGCAGTCCTGCAAACACCACGGGAAGGGCGCTCGGGATCATCACCTTTTGGATGATCTGCCACCGGCTGGCCCCCAGGCTCTGGGCCGCCCGCATGAGGGAGGGATTGGCGCCGCGCAGGCCCGTCACGGTGCTGATGAACACGGGGAAAAAGGCGCCGACGGCGATCACGGCGATCTTCGACGCTTCTCCAATGCCCAGCCAGAGGATGATCAAGGGCAGCAGGGCGATCTTCGGTATCGGGTAGGCGAGGGCGACCAGCGGGTCGATCACGGCCTCGGCCCGCACGGAAACCGCGGCGAGGGTCCCGAGGGCGACCCCCGCGGCGCTGCCGATCGCGAATCCGCCCAGGATCCGTGCGAGGCTGGGCTGCACGTTCCGCCACAGGTCCCCGCTCGCCGCCATTCGCCACAACTCCACGACGACCGCCGAAGGGGGAGGCAGGAACACGCGGGGGAAGATGCCGGCCCGGGAGACCGCCTCCCACGCCAGCAGCAGCACCGCCACCGCGGCGACGCGCAGATACGTGTGCGGGCGAAGGTCGGGCTCGCCCCGGGCCTCGGCGTACACGACCCGCTCGTGTACCTGGGTGCTCACGCCGACTGCTCCGCCATGGCGGCGCGTGCCTCGTCTTTGGTCATCGCCCAGATCTCCCGGGTGAACCCGACGAACGCGGGCGACGCCTGCATCGCCTCATCGCGGGGCCGGGGCAACGGAACGGACAGCACGGCACGGACGCGGCCGGGCCGGCGCGACAGCAGCACGACGCGATCGGCGAGATACGCGGCCTCGTGGATGTTGTGGGTCACATAGAGCACCGTCCGGGATTGCCGCTCGCACAACCGCAGCAGCTCGTCCTGCATGAGGTCGCGGGTCTGCGCGTCGAGCGCCGAGAGCGGCTCGTCCATGAGCAGCACCGCCGGGTCCACGGCGAACGCCCGCGCCAACCCCACACGCTGGCGCATTCCACCCGAGAGTTCCCGGGGGAACCGGTGCTCGAACCCCTCGAGGCCGACCGTCCGGATCAGCTCCCGGGCGCGAAGGACGCGGTCGCGCGGCGGGACCCCGCGGACCTCGAGCCCGAACACGACGTTGTGGAGCACGGTCCGCCACGGGAACAGCGCAAAATCCTGAAACACCATCGCCGTGAGGGGGCGGCCGCCGAGCGCGCCGCCGAACTCGACGCGGCCGGAGGAAGGAGCAAGAAGCCCACCTACGATGAACAGGAGCGTCGACTTCCCACACCCGCTGGGGCCCAACAACGCCACGAACTCGCCGGCCTGAACCGTAAACGAGACGCCGTCCACGGCGACGATGGCGTCGCGACCCCGCGTATACGTCTTGCAGATCTGGTCGACGCGGACCTCCACCGCGTCAATGCCTCAGGGCGTTGATGGCGTCGTGAAGGAAGCTCCCATCGACAACCTGATCGACCGGGCGCGGCGCCGTCACCATCCCGTTCTGCACGTACCAGGCGAGCTGATGCTCGAGGTCGAGGGTGTACAACCGGGCGTCGTGGTCGATGTACGGGAGCGAGTCCTGGACCGCCGACTCGGGCT from bacterium encodes the following:
- a CDS encoding ABC transporter ATP-binding protein — protein: MEVRVDQICKTYTRGRDAIVAVDGVSFTVQAGEFVALLGPSGCGKSTLLFIVGGLLAPSSGRVEFGGALGGRPLTAMVFQDFALFPWRTVLHNVVFGLEVRGVPPRDRVLRARELIRTVGLEGFEHRFPRELSGGMRQRVGLARAFAVDPAVLLMDEPLSALDAQTRDLMQDELLRLCERQSRTVLYVTHNIHEAAYLADRVVLLSRRPGRVRAVLSVPLPRPRDEAMQASPAFVGFTREIWAMTKDEARAAMAEQSA
- a CDS encoding ABC transporter permease, with protein sequence MSTQVHERVVYAEARGEPDLRPHTYLRVAAVAVLLLAWEAVSRAGIFPRVFLPPPSAVVVELWRMAASGDLWRNVQPSLARILGGFAIGSAAGVALGTLAAVSVRAEAVIDPLVALAYPIPKIALLPLIILWLGIGEASKIAVIAVGAFFPVFISTVTGLRGANPSLMRAAQSLGASRWQIIQKVMIPSALPVVFAGLRLATGMSLLLVVSAEMIAATRGIGYLILYAGDLLQTTRLMAGIAVLSVFGLLSTWVLRWFERMVVRGVE